ggggtgccctgactagggttgccatacctcaggACCGCCAgaccgagacaaatgtaggacaatgttttcaaATCTAGGacaacccccccttttttttaaatggaggacacccaacgccccttcccggcctccaagGAGACCGAGaactccttaaaggccaggaaggggcacggggcgtcctccatttaataaaaaaagtgtcctacataaaAAAGTgtccctctttcctggcctctgaggagaccaagaccaggaaagagagggagagccggCGGCaatccttcttcttccctggcctttaaggagtcccaggcctccttaaaggccaggaaggcgtGCGGGGGCCGGCCGTGATcgctgcccctggcccctgctgaCGCCTGGGAGGTGCGTGCAGAGGaacccgtcccctttggccagctggccaatggccggctggcaaCAAAGCAGGGGACAAGCTCCTGTTTCAGAGGCCTGCGCGTGGGGCCGGGACCAATGCattgctgggggccaaaccggaccgtgaccgggaggggcctcCAAAAGCGTGCTTTTCCCggcggccaccgggttatggcatccctagcccTGACTGTCCTCCCACAGCTTGGCCTCTGCCCTTTGGCCTTCACTCACTTCGAAGCAGCCCTTGGGGTCAGGCTTGGTCCGTTTAGGAGGCTTGAAATGTTCCTTGATGGCCTGGAAGCAAAGGAGGGAAACAATGAAGGAGAgccagaggagaagaagaaggggcgccCTGGCTGTCCTCCCACCGCTTGGCCTCTGCCCTTCGGCCCTTACTCACTTTCATGCGGTCCTTGAAGCCAGGCATGGTCAATGGAGGAGGCCTGAGTCCTGAGTCCAGGCCAAGGAGCCTCAGAGAAAGCAGCCGCTGGTCTCCAACGGCCGGGTTCCAGAATGGAGTCAAGCAGGTTCCAGAGCAGATACGGAACCTTTGTGAGGGAAAGCAAGGCTAGATAGAGGGTTCTCTGGGCTTtgcaacaggcctcgcctggaaagacaaagagccctccttccgaccgccatcttgagggggagagaggcaggccagcgtcaacaggcctcgcctggaaagacaaagagccctccttcctccccagggTCCTCCAAGGGGaagtggaggagaaagaaggcctCATAGTAGAGAGGGAAGGGCGGTGGGGGCAGCAGGCAGCAGTCAGGCACCCCTAAGTCCACCTCCAAAACGGCCCCCAAGTCTGGGGAGGCCATGTAGAGCACCTCACCCACAGCCAGGCCCTGTCCAGCCAGGCTGCACTTGGGCAGCGAACGGACCGGACCCCATTGCCGGTGGCTCCGGTTGAAGGAGACCACCACGTTGTCCTGAGTGTTGCCCCCGACCACATAGAGGGGCTCTGTGCCGCCCAGGAAGTAGAGGCCGGGCAAGTCAGCATCCGCACGCGTCAAAGTGGGCAGCAACTCCTGCCAGGTATCTGCAAGGAAAAGATGGGGCAAGTCAGAGTCCACCCCACTGGCCCCAAGTCCCAGTTTTCCAGATGCTTTCAAAATGCCCCGGTTCCCTTCTCCTCCCACATTCCcagctttgtcctcagcttactttaactgctgcaaactgagtgctaaatgcaaaagttgtttgcattcaatgaacatgcagaggaagaaaaagaagagagaagaaccGTGTCTTTCCCAtcaggcccaggcaaaagcataCTGCTGCAGCAGCCACTCTTAGCTTGTCTATTCTTCCTTGTGAATAACTGAATTAacactacactcatccctccatatttgcagctttgatatttgcagatttgattattcagagatttgattaatatgttctctctaggaatatctaagtcctccagtgcaactctatggtcaactttaaacgttgcattgaaagacct
The window above is part of the Sceloporus undulatus isolate JIND9_A2432 ecotype Alabama unplaced genomic scaffold, SceUnd_v1.1 scaffold_3211, whole genome shotgun sequence genome. Proteins encoded here:
- the LOC121918032 gene encoding uncharacterized protein LOC121918032 is translated as TWQELLPTLTRADADLPGLYFLGGTEPLYVVGGNTQDNVVVSFNRSHRQWGPVRSLPKCSLAGQGLAVGEVLYMASPDLGAVLEVDLGVPDCCLLPPPPFPLYYEAFFLLHFPLEDPGEEGGFRICSGTCLTPFWNPAVGDQRLLSLRLLGLDSGLRPPPLTMPGFKDRMKAIKEHFKPPKRTKPDPKGCFEASGKHIKPPTRTKPDPKGCFEAATKPFRWMLLCAKRPKDEDEKLEAESLPSLMETEEEKEAGGEGKDGEKDLGSHDPSPAEVDPNPGPALDSSPQPQVTHAETIPET